ATGGTGCCGGAACAACAGGAAGAAAAACTGGAGATCATCGATAATCTTAATCTGATCATGCCGGTACAGTTGAACAGATTTACCGAAAAGCCGGAAAAATCGGATGTGCGCGCGGCATTAATTAAGTTGCGGGATACGTTGCGGAAAGCCATCGAACAACCCGTGCAATCGGTTGATCTCACTGTGCTGAATAAACTGCACCGGGATGTGGCGGAATTCGTCTTGTATGCTGATGCGCAGCCGAATCCCGCCGATATTTACGCCCGATTGGAGGATAGCGTGTTGAAGTTGCTGCCGCACACCATGTTGATGCTGCGCGACGGCCTGTCCGCTACTGAATTCGGCATCGGCGATCTCCCGCGGGAAGTGAAATCGCAATGGGTGAGCGCGGACGGCGTTTATCGCGTGTTGGTGTTACCCAAACAGGACCTGAATAACCCGGAATATTTGAAGCAATTCGTTAAGGATATTTTGGATACTTATCCCAAGTCGTTTGGCTTGCCGATTGGTGATGTGACCTCCGGGCAGGCCATCGTCGATGCGTTTATCGAAGCCTTCTCCGGCGCGTTGGTGATGATTGTGTTGTTGTTATTGGTTGTCACCCGCTGCGTGAAAACCACGTTGTTAGTCGTGACGCCCTTGTTGTTGGCGGCTTTGCTGACCGGGGCTTGCAATGTGCTGCTGCATAATCCGTTCAATTTCGCCAATATCATCGTATTACCCTTATTGCTCGGTATGGGCGTCGATAGCGGTATCCACATTGTGCATAGGCTAAAACACCAGGAAGACCATAGCCAGTTGTTGCAAACCAGCGCCGCGCGCGGGGTGTTTTATAGTGCCTTGACTACGTTATGCAGCTTTTCCAGTCTGGCGTTCAATACCCATGCCGGTACCGCCAGCATGGGTTTGCTGCTGGCGATCGGTATTTTGTTGATGATTATTTGCAGCATGCTGGTGTTGCCGGCCATGGCGAACAAAATCGGTTTTAAATGAACAACGAAAATTTAGCTGTTTTGCGAAGCAGAAAAGATTAATCAGTGTGATGTATCGATAGGAAACCTATGCTCTTTTTATCCAAAAAACAAGACTGGCTCGGTAATCTGCGCGGCGACGTGCTGGCGGGGCTGGTCGTGGCACTGGCGCTGATACCCGAAGCCATTGCCTTTTCCATTATTGCCGGTGTCGATCCCAAGGTCGGTTTATATGCCTCGTTTTGTATCGCGGTGATTACGGCCTTTGTGGGCGGCAGACCGGGGATGATTTCCGCGGCAACCGGGGCGATGGCTCTGTTGATGGTAACGCTGGTCAAGGAATATGGCTTGCAATATTTGCTGGCGGCCAGTCTATTGACCGGCGTCCTGCAAATCGCGGCCGGTTACCTGAAGTTGGGCAGTTTAATGAGCTTTGTGTCGCGCTCGGTGGTGACCGGCTTTGTCAATGCCTTGGCTATCCTGATATTCATGGCCCAGTTGCCCGAATTAACCCATGTCAGCTGGCATGTCTATGCCATGACGGCGGCAGGTCTTGGCATTATTTATCTGTTTCCTTATTTGCCGGTTATCGGTAAATCCTTGCCATCGCCGTTGATCTGCATCGTTTCGATGACGGCGGTTGCTGTGATTTTTGAGCTTGATATCCGCACCGTGGGCGATATGGGCGAACTGCCGGACACCTTACCGGTGTTCATGTGGCCGCAAGTGCCTTTGAATCTGGAGACTTTGCGGATTATTGCGCCTTATTCGGTGCCCATGGCCGTGGTGGGTTTGCTGGAGTCCCTGATGACGGCCACCATTATCGATGAACTTACGGATACGGGTAGCGATAAAAATCGGGAATGCAAAGGCCAGGGGTTGGCCAATATCGGTGCCGGTTTATTGGGCGGTATGGCAGGCTGCGCGATGATCGGCCAGTCGGTCATCAATATTAAATCCGGTGGGCGAGGGCGTTTGTCTACCTTAATCGCCGGTACCTTGTTGTTGATTATGGTGGTATTTCTGGATGAGTGGATTTCCAGGATACCGATGGCTGCGTTGGTGGCGGTGATGATTATGGTCTCGATAGGTACGTTTAGTTGGCGTTCTATCCTTAACCTGAAAGAGTATCCTCTCTCGACCAATATCGTTATGCTGGCGACCGTAACCGTGGTGGTGTGGACGCATAATTTAGCTATCGGGGTGTTTGTCGGCGTGTTGTTGGCATCCTTGTTTTTCGCCAACAAAATCAGTCATTTCATGTATGTGGATTCCAGTCTTGATGAGGTCGGCGGTATCCGGACCTATCGAGTAGTCGGACAGGTGTTTTTCAACTCGGCGGACAAATTTACCGCGGCATTCGACTTTAAAGAGGCTTTGGAAAAGGTGGTGATCGATGTACATCGGGCGCATTTTTGGGACATTACCTCGGTATCCGCGCTGGACAAAGTCGTCATCAAATTTCGCCGCGAAGGCGCCGAAGTGGAGCTGATCGGGCTGAATGAAGCCAGCAGCACTATCGTTGACCGGTTCGGCATACACGATAAACCCGAAGAAATCGAAAAAGTCCTGGGAGGCCACTAATGCAGGTTCAAAACAATACGGTACTGGCTTGCGTGGACGGCTCCGGTTTAATGCCGGCGGTCTGCGATTACGCGGCCTGGATCGCGCAACGGGTCGACGCACCCTTAACCTTGCTGCACAGCATCGATCACCATCCGGAAACGGCCGCCACACTGGATTTGTCGGGCAATATCGGGGTGGATAGCCGGGATCAGTTATTGCATGACATTGTGGCCCTGGAGTTGGAGCAGAGCAAGCTAAAATTGCAACAGGGTAAATTGATCATGCAGGCCGCCCGGCAAAGGGTTGCGCAGGCCGGTATCGCCAAACCGGATTTGCACCAACGCCATGGCAGCTTGGTGGAGTCATTAATAGAGCTGGAAGCTCATTTGCGGGTATTGGTAATTGGCGTACGAGGTAAAGTACACGAAAATCAACCCGATAAGCTTGGCGCCAAGCTGGAGTCCATCATTCGCTCATTGCATAAGCCGATTCTGGTGGTAAACGAGGCGTTTAAAGCGCCCGAGCGTATCATGCTTGCTTATGACGGCAGTAAAGCCGCGGACAAAGCCGTGGATATGGTCGTGAGCAGTCCGCTGTATCGCGGTTTGCTTTGTCACTTGGTATGTGTCAGCCAGGATGACCATGGCGGTGTACTGCTGGAAAAGGCCGCCAATAAACTTAAACAGGTATCCGGTATTAAACTGATCAGCCAAAAGCTTAGCGGTAATCCCGAGCAAGCGTTATGCGATTATCAAAGCCAGTTCGATATCGATTTGACCGTTATGGGCGCTTTTAGCCATACTCGAATCCACGATCTGCTGTTAGGCAGCTTTACGGTAAAAATGTTATCGCAAAGCCATAAACCGCTGTTATTGTTGCGATAGACAATAGTGTTCGGGCGAGCGCAATTTTCAGACAAAAGGAACTATGCTTCAGATGTATAAAAGCCGATAACGCCGATTAATTATTGGCGAGGATCGGACAGTGTCGTATGGGGTTATGTTCCGCTGGATGCGCGATAGATAAATAACAAAATATCGATATTCTAAGAGTATCTGACGACGGGTAATTGAATGTC
This sequence is a window from Methylomonas methanica MC09. Protein-coding genes within it:
- a CDS encoding universal stress protein; this translates as MQVQNNTVLACVDGSGLMPAVCDYAAWIAQRVDAPLTLLHSIDHHPETAATLDLSGNIGVDSRDQLLHDIVALELEQSKLKLQQGKLIMQAARQRVAQAGIAKPDLHQRHGSLVESLIELEAHLRVLVIGVRGKVHENQPDKLGAKLESIIRSLHKPILVVNEAFKAPERIMLAYDGSKAADKAVDMVVSSPLYRGLLCHLVCVSQDDHGGVLLEKAANKLKQVSGIKLISQKLSGNPEQALCDYQSQFDIDLTVMGAFSHTRIHDLLLGSFTVKMLSQSHKPLLLLR
- a CDS encoding SulP family inorganic anion transporter translates to MLFLSKKQDWLGNLRGDVLAGLVVALALIPEAIAFSIIAGVDPKVGLYASFCIAVITAFVGGRPGMISAATGAMALLMVTLVKEYGLQYLLAASLLTGVLQIAAGYLKLGSLMSFVSRSVVTGFVNALAILIFMAQLPELTHVSWHVYAMTAAGLGIIYLFPYLPVIGKSLPSPLICIVSMTAVAVIFELDIRTVGDMGELPDTLPVFMWPQVPLNLETLRIIAPYSVPMAVVGLLESLMTATIIDELTDTGSDKNRECKGQGLANIGAGLLGGMAGCAMIGQSVINIKSGGRGRLSTLIAGTLLLIMVVFLDEWISRIPMAALVAVMIMVSIGTFSWRSILNLKEYPLSTNIVMLATVTVVVWTHNLAIGVFVGVLLASLFFANKISHFMYVDSSLDEVGGIRTYRVVGQVFFNSADKFTAAFDFKEALEKVVIDVHRAHFWDITSVSALDKVVIKFRREGAEVELIGLNEASSTIVDRFGIHDKPEEIEKVLGGH